A region from the Paraurantiacibacter namhicola genome encodes:
- a CDS encoding acetyl-CoA C-acyltransferase, with protein sequence MAAFSANDPIVILSYARTPMGAMQGALSDVAATDLGATAVKAAVERAGIAGGDANRIYMGCVLPAGLGQAPARQAALKADLPKSVQATTVNKVCGSGMQTVIMAGEALASGTIDIAIAGGMESMTNAPYLLKKHRGGARLGHDRVYDHMFLDGLEDAYEEGRAMGTFAQDMADKYSLTREQMDDYSIASLDRANKAIESGAFDDEIVPVTFSTRKGDVTVDTDESPSKGRPDKIPTLRPAFAKDGTITAATSSSISDGAAAVVVARESVARDKGLTPVAKIVGMTAHAQAPEEFTIAPVGAIEKLLEQTGWSADDVDLWEVNEAFACVTMFAMQDIGIPHEKINVNGGGTALGHPIGASGTRILVTLLAALKARGGKRGIASLCIGGGEATAVAVELC encoded by the coding sequence ATGGCCGCATTCTCCGCAAACGACCCGATCGTGATCCTCTCCTACGCCCGCACGCCAATGGGCGCGATGCAGGGTGCGCTTTCCGACGTCGCGGCGACGGACCTTGGCGCGACTGCCGTGAAGGCCGCCGTGGAGCGTGCCGGGATCGCCGGCGGCGATGCCAACCGCATCTACATGGGCTGCGTCCTTCCCGCGGGCCTCGGCCAGGCGCCTGCCCGCCAGGCGGCGCTGAAGGCGGACCTTCCCAAGAGCGTGCAGGCCACCACGGTCAACAAGGTCTGCGGCAGCGGCATGCAGACGGTCATCATGGCCGGCGAGGCACTGGCCAGCGGCACGATCGATATCGCCATCGCTGGCGGCATGGAGAGCATGACCAATGCGCCCTACCTGCTGAAGAAGCACCGCGGCGGCGCGCGCCTTGGCCATGACCGCGTGTATGACCACATGTTCCTGGACGGTCTGGAAGATGCCTATGAGGAAGGCCGCGCCATGGGCACTTTCGCGCAGGACATGGCCGACAAGTACAGCCTGACGCGCGAGCAGATGGACGATTACTCCATCGCCAGCCTCGACCGGGCCAACAAGGCGATCGAAAGCGGCGCGTTCGATGACGAGATCGTCCCCGTAACCTTCTCCACCCGCAAGGGCGATGTCACGGTCGACACCGATGAAAGCCCCAGCAAGGGCCGTCCGGACAAGATCCCGACGCTGCGCCCCGCCTTTGCCAAGGACGGCACGATCACGGCGGCGACCTCCAGCTCCATCTCCGACGGTGCGGCAGCTGTCGTGGTGGCGCGCGAGAGCGTGGCCAGGGACAAGGGCCTTACGCCGGTCGCGAAGATCGTGGGCATGACAGCCCATGCGCAGGCTCCGGAAGAATTCACCATCGCCCCCGTCGGCGCGATCGAGAAGCTGCTGGAGCAGACCGGCTGGAGCGCGGATGACGTGGACCTGTGGGAAGTGAACGAGGCGTTTGCCTGCGTGACCATGTTCGCCATGCAGGACATCGGCATCCCGCACGAGAAGATCAACGTGAACGGCGGCGGCACGGCGCTGGGCCATCCCATCGGTGCCAGCGGCACGCGCATCCTCGTCACCCTGCTCGCGGCCCTGAAGGCACGCGGCGGCAAGCGCGGCATTGCCAGCCTGTGCATCGGCGGCGGCGAGGCAACCGCCGTGGCCGTGGAACTTTGCTAG
- a CDS encoding SH3 domain-containing protein, which produces MLSRLLFSLLAAILLTAPAAAQDREVPYWASLRADEVNMRVGPSADYPIDWVYKRQGLPVKVVRVMQGWRLVQDPDGTQGWIVARLLNPQRTAIVTGEGLAAMRAEPADTAKLMWNAEPGVVGKLGNCEDGWCLFDVSGREGWIEQDRLWGAGEP; this is translated from the coding sequence ATGCTATCCCGCCTGCTATTCTCGCTCCTCGCTGCCATCCTCCTGACCGCTCCCGCCGCTGCGCAGGACCGCGAAGTGCCTTATTGGGCCAGCCTGCGGGCGGACGAAGTGAATATGCGCGTGGGGCCGAGCGCGGATTATCCCATCGACTGGGTGTACAAGCGGCAGGGCCTGCCGGTGAAAGTGGTGCGGGTGATGCAGGGCTGGCGTCTGGTGCAGGATCCGGACGGCACGCAGGGCTGGATCGTGGCACGCCTGCTCAATCCGCAGCGCACCGCCATCGTGACCGGGGAAGGGCTGGCCGCCATGCGGGCGGAACCGGCGGACACCGCAAAACTGATGTGGAATGCGGAGCCCGGCGTGGTCGGCAAGCTGGGCAATTGCGAGGACGGGTGGTGCCTGTTCGACGTTTCTGGCCGCGAAGGCTGGATCGAGCAGGACCGCCTGTGGGGCGCGGGCGAGCCCTAA
- a CDS encoding ammonium transporter, with protein MAQDPLAAAGDSGDTAWVMAAAALVLAGALPGLGLLYGGRVKARNFLSVLMQLGAVACVASLAWIIAGYTLAFGNPVNGFIGDGSRWMMVYLDAMRVGTFIPESAFALFQMALAIMAAALMVGAWIGRARFGWAIAFAMLWVLAVYAPVAHWTWGGGWLAAAGLMDFAGGLPIHVTAGVSAVVVALLIGRRKLAGDTASPSQSPELAMVGATLLWVGWFGLVGGNALSATDDASTAIINAQAAASAGALAWLLSARLGGGKPTAAMVGGGAMAGLVSISPAAVFVSPGAAIVIGLAGAIAVRWAAMALKHRWKVDDAMDVFALHAVGGAVGLLLTGVFASPYLGGTGFVQDGMAILTQVSVQAFGIAAVAVYAAIATALIAVAVNLVIPMRVSAEEEAAGLDVASHGEAG; from the coding sequence ATGGCGCAGGACCCGCTGGCCGCCGCCGGAGACAGCGGCGACACCGCATGGGTCATGGCCGCTGCCGCGCTGGTTCTGGCCGGTGCGCTGCCAGGCCTGGGCCTGCTGTATGGCGGGCGGGTGAAGGCGCGCAATTTCCTGTCCGTGCTTATGCAGTTGGGCGCGGTAGCCTGCGTGGCCTCGCTGGCATGGATAATTGCCGGTTACACGCTGGCCTTCGGCAATCCGGTGAACGGCTTCATCGGGGACGGCTCGCGCTGGATGATGGTCTATCTCGACGCGATGCGCGTTGGCACCTTCATCCCGGAAAGCGCATTTGCGCTGTTCCAGATGGCGCTGGCGATCATGGCCGCCGCCCTGATGGTGGGCGCATGGATCGGGCGCGCGCGCTTCGGCTGGGCGATTGCCTTTGCCATGCTGTGGGTGCTGGCCGTCTATGCCCCCGTGGCGCACTGGACCTGGGGCGGAGGCTGGCTTGCGGCCGCGGGCCTGATGGACTTTGCGGGCGGCCTGCCCATCCACGTGACCGCAGGCGTATCCGCCGTGGTGGTCGCGCTGCTGATCGGACGGCGCAAGCTGGCCGGAGACACGGCCTCCCCCTCACAATCGCCGGAGCTTGCCATGGTGGGCGCGACCCTGCTGTGGGTCGGCTGGTTCGGGCTGGTGGGCGGCAATGCGCTGTCCGCGACAGACGATGCCAGCACCGCGATCATCAACGCGCAGGCGGCGGCCAGTGCAGGCGCGCTGGCATGGCTGCTCTCCGCCCGCCTCGGTGGCGGCAAGCCGACCGCGGCGATGGTCGGCGGCGGCGCCATGGCCGGCCTCGTCAGCATATCGCCCGCCGCAGTCTTTGTGTCCCCGGGTGCAGCGATCGTCATCGGCCTGGCCGGAGCGATTGCCGTGCGCTGGGCCGCCATGGCGCTGAAGCACCGCTGGAAGGTGGACGATGCGATGGACGTGTTCGCGCTGCATGCAGTCGGCGGCGCCGTGGGCCTGCTGCTCACGGGCGTCTTCGCCTCGCCATACCTGGGCGGAACGGGCTTCGTGCAGGACGGCATGGCGATCCTGACGCAGGTCAGCGTGCAGGCATTCGGCATCGCGGCCGTGGCGGTCTATGCCGCCATCGCGACCGCTCTCATCGCCGTCGCGGTGAACCTGGTAATCCCGATGCGCGTCAGCGCGGAGGAAGAGGCCGCCGGCCTCGACGTCGCCAGCCACGGTGAAGCTGGCTGA
- a CDS encoding NAD(P)H-dependent flavin oxidoreductase: MAFKGLTPINYGGREVWPLIEGGKGVSATNHLSSGAWAAAGGIGTVSAVNADTYDEVGNPIPQVYPQATRLERFEQLVRYAIDGATEQVKRAHEMSNGRGAININVLWEMGGAQRVLEGVLENCKGLVTGVTCGAGMPYKLAEIAQRFNVHYLPIISSARAFRALWKRSYSKVPELMAAVVYEDPWLAGGHNGLSNAEDPRQPQDPYPRVKELRETMRKEGVSEDTAIVMAGGVWFLREWEDWIDNPELGKIAFQFGTRPLLTEESPIPQVWKDLLRNVEPGDVLLHKFSPTGFYSSAVKTSFLYDLMHRSERQIPVYKRDQEEGTSPLADKGKAKSFYITSEDRQKALRWMAEGYTEALKTPDDTVVFVTPESAEQIRTDQQNCMGCLSHCQFSSWMDHDTHTTGRLADPRSFCIQKTLQNIAHGGDPDQNLAFAGHAAYRFKQDPFYSNNFTPSVKQLVDRILTGD; encoded by the coding sequence ATGGCATTCAAGGGTCTCACACCCATCAATTATGGCGGACGCGAAGTCTGGCCGCTGATCGAAGGCGGCAAGGGCGTTTCGGCCACAAACCACCTGTCCAGCGGCGCATGGGCCGCGGCGGGCGGTATCGGCACGGTCAGCGCCGTGAATGCGGATACCTATGACGAGGTCGGCAACCCGATCCCACAGGTTTATCCGCAGGCGACGCGGCTGGAGCGTTTCGAACAGCTGGTGCGCTACGCCATCGATGGCGCGACCGAACAGGTGAAGCGGGCGCATGAGATGTCCAATGGCCGCGGCGCGATCAACATCAACGTGCTGTGGGAAATGGGCGGCGCGCAGCGTGTGCTCGAAGGCGTGCTGGAAAACTGCAAGGGGCTGGTCACCGGCGTAACCTGCGGTGCCGGAATGCCATACAAGCTGGCGGAGATCGCCCAGCGCTTTAACGTGCATTACCTGCCCATCATCAGCTCCGCCCGCGCATTCCGTGCGCTGTGGAAGCGCAGCTATTCCAAGGTGCCCGAACTGATGGCTGCAGTGGTCTATGAAGACCCCTGGCTGGCCGGCGGGCACAATGGCCTGTCCAACGCGGAAGACCCGCGCCAGCCGCAGGATCCCTATCCGCGGGTGAAGGAATTGCGCGAGACCATGCGCAAGGAAGGCGTGTCCGAAGACACCGCCATCGTGATGGCGGGCGGCGTATGGTTCCTGCGCGAGTGGGAAGACTGGATCGACAATCCGGAACTGGGCAAGATCGCTTTCCAGTTCGGCACGCGGCCCTTGCTGACGGAGGAAAGCCCGATCCCGCAGGTCTGGAAGGACCTGCTGCGCAATGTGGAACCGGGCGACGTGCTGCTGCACAAGTTCAGCCCCACCGGCTTCTATTCCAGCGCGGTGAAGACATCATTCCTGTATGATCTGATGCACCGTTCCGAACGGCAGATCCCGGTCTACAAGCGCGATCAGGAAGAAGGCACGAGCCCGCTGGCCGACAAGGGCAAGGCGAAGAGCTTTTACATCACCTCCGAAGACCGGCAGAAGGCGCTTCGCTGGATGGCGGAAGGCTATACCGAAGCGCTGAAGACGCCGGATGATACCGTGGTTTTCGTGACACCGGAAAGTGCCGAGCAGATCCGCACGGACCAGCAGAATTGCATGGGCTGCCTGTCACACTGCCAGTTTTCCAGCTGGATGGACCATGACACGCACACAACCGGGCGCCTCGCCGATCCGCGCAGCTTCTGCATCCAGAAGACGTTGCAGAACATCGCCCATGGCGGCGATCCGGACCAGAACCTGGCCTTTGCAGGCCACGCGGCATACCGCTTCAAGCAGGACCCGTTCTATTCCAACAATTTCACGCCCAGCGTGAAGCAGCTGGTCGACCGGATCCTGACGGGGGACTGA
- a CDS encoding class I SAM-dependent methyltransferase, with protein MIRAGGVFAGIGALALLGGCEVQQVDSDRPETARDFPQATRPVSDLGANSFSTEQARDNRGEAVTVMDLAGIEPGMTVADIGAGEGYYTVRLAERVGQRGRVLAQDIDPDALSRLGRRVEGDRLENVSIALGGPDDPHLPADSFDRVFMVHMYHEVEEPYAFLWRLYPALREGGKVIVVDTDRPSNEHGLPPKVLFCEFERLGFRLREFVRKPEMAGYYASFEIAGPRPEPAEIEPCALPQEDRAHIGGDA; from the coding sequence ATGATACGCGCAGGGGGAGTCTTCGCCGGTATCGGGGCGCTTGCACTGCTTGGCGGCTGCGAGGTCCAGCAGGTCGATAGCGACCGGCCCGAGACCGCGCGCGATTTTCCCCAGGCGACCCGGCCTGTCTCGGACTTGGGCGCCAACTCCTTCTCCACCGAACAGGCGCGTGACAATCGCGGCGAGGCGGTGACGGTGATGGACCTTGCTGGCATCGAGCCAGGCATGACCGTGGCCGATATCGGCGCAGGCGAGGGGTATTATACCGTGCGCCTGGCAGAACGCGTCGGCCAGCGTGGGCGCGTGCTGGCGCAGGACATCGATCCCGATGCGCTGTCCCGCCTTGGCCGCCGGGTCGAAGGGGACAGGCTGGAAAACGTCTCCATCGCGCTGGGCGGACCGGACGATCCGCATTTGCCCGCCGACAGCTTCGACCGCGTCTTCATGGTGCACATGTATCACGAGGTGGAGGAGCCATACGCCTTCCTCTGGCGGCTGTATCCCGCGCTGCGCGAAGGCGGGAAGGTGATCGTCGTGGACACCGACAGGCCATCCAACGAGCACGGCCTGCCGCCCAAGGTGTTGTTCTGCGAATTCGAACGCTTGGGCTTTCGCCTGCGTGAATTTGTCCGTAAGCCGGAGATGGCCGGTTATTACGCATCTTTCGAGATAGCCGGACCCAGACCGGAACCGGCAGAAATAGAACCCTGCGCATTGCCGCAGGAGGATAGGGCGCACATTGGAGGCGACGCCTGA
- the prfB gene encoding peptide chain release factor 2, with protein sequence MRAEGQAHIDRIDAALALVRKSLDWDAALRRLEELDARVQDPTLWDDPKQAQAITQEQKRLENAINTVREIDSEKSDAIEFIDMGEAEGEDDIVADGLATLKRLADRADADKVQALLSGEADGNDTYIEIHAGAGGTESQDWAEMLLRMYARWAEQRGFKVETVEYQAGEAAGIKSATLLVKGENAYGYAKTESGVHRLVRISPYDSSARRHTSFSSVWVYPVIDDDIDIEVNDSELRIDTYRASGAGGQHVNTTDSAVRITHIPTGIVVASQNDRSQHKNRATAMNMLKARLFEREMAEREAAAAGEYQEKTDIGWGHQIRSYVLQPYQMVKDLRTGVTSSSPDDVLDGKIDEYIAAALAQKVTGETVEVEDVE encoded by the coding sequence ATGCGGGCCGAAGGACAGGCCCATATCGACCGGATCGACGCCGCACTTGCGCTGGTCAGGAAGTCGCTCGACTGGGATGCGGCGCTGCGCCGGCTGGAAGAGCTGGACGCGCGCGTGCAGGACCCCACGCTGTGGGACGATCCCAAGCAGGCACAGGCCATCACGCAGGAACAGAAGCGCCTCGAAAACGCCATCAACACGGTGCGCGAGATCGACAGCGAGAAATCCGACGCCATCGAGTTCATCGATATGGGTGAGGCCGAGGGCGAGGACGATATCGTCGCCGACGGGCTGGCTACGCTGAAGCGGCTGGCCGACCGCGCCGATGCGGACAAGGTGCAGGCCCTGCTGAGCGGCGAGGCCGACGGCAACGACACTTACATCGAAATCCACGCAGGCGCCGGGGGCACGGAAAGCCAGGACTGGGCTGAAATGCTGCTGCGCATGTACGCCCGCTGGGCCGAACAGCGCGGCTTCAAGGTGGAAACGGTGGAATACCAGGCCGGCGAAGCGGCGGGCATCAAGTCCGCCACGCTGCTGGTGAAGGGCGAAAACGCCTATGGCTATGCCAAGACGGAAAGCGGCGTGCACCGCCTCGTCCGCATCAGCCCCTACGATTCCAGCGCGCGCCGCCACACCAGTTTTTCCAGCGTGTGGGTCTATCCCGTTATCGATGACGACATCGATATCGAGGTGAATGACAGCGAACTGCGCATCGATACCTATCGCGCGTCCGGTGCTGGTGGCCAGCACGTCAATACGACCGATTCCGCCGTGCGCATCACGCATATTCCCACCGGAATCGTGGTCGCCAGCCAGAACGATCGCAGCCAGCACAAGAACCGCGCCACGGCCATGAACATGCTGAAGGCCCGCCTGTTCGAACGCGAGATGGCGGAGCGGGAAGCGGCGGCCGCCGGGGAATATCAGGAAAAGACCGACATTGGCTGGGGCCACCAGATCCGCAGCTACGTCCTCCAGCCGTATCAGATGGTGAAGGACCTGCGCACCGGCGTGACCAGTTCCAGCCCGGATGACGTGCTGGACGGCAAGATCGACGAATATATCGCTGCCGCGCTGGCCCAGAAGGTGACCGGCGAGACTGTCGAGGTGGAAGACGTCGAATGA
- a CDS encoding peroxiredoxin, whose protein sequence is MRRTVKLITAALAAASLAAIPAHAALKRGQSAPLFTTSGAKAGKAESFNLRRALERGPVVLYFFPKAFTRGCTLESNAFAEAMDDFEAAGATVVGLSADDLPTLKRFSTEECRDEFAVARATPAIIKAYDVSLVMNGKQTGLSDRTSYVIAQDGTIAMVYTDGDWREHVSRSLAAVRKLKR, encoded by the coding sequence ATGCGACGCACCGTGAAGCTCATCACCGCCGCTCTCGCCGCTGCATCGCTCGCCGCGATCCCGGCCCATGCAGCGCTGAAGCGCGGGCAGAGCGCGCCGCTGTTCACCACCAGCGGGGCGAAAGCGGGTAAGGCCGAAAGCTTCAACCTTCGCCGCGCGCTGGAGCGCGGGCCGGTGGTGCTATACTTCTTCCCCAAGGCCTTCACCCGGGGTTGTACGCTGGAATCGAACGCCTTTGCCGAGGCGATGGACGATTTCGAAGCGGCAGGCGCCACAGTCGTGGGCCTTTCCGCCGATGACCTGCCGACGCTGAAGCGCTTCAGCACCGAGGAATGCCGCGACGAGTTTGCCGTGGCCCGCGCCACGCCTGCCATCATCAAGGCCTATGACGTGTCGCTGGTGATGAATGGCAAGCAGACCGGCCTGTCCGACCGCACCAGCTACGTCATTGCGCAGGACGGCACGATCGCCATGGTTTATACCGACGGTGACTGGCGCGAACATGTCAGCCGCTCGCTCGCAGCTGTGCGCAAGCTCAAACGCTAA
- a CDS encoding penicillin-binding protein 1A, with protein MTDTSDASMDPGTQPEGQSRGEYFKYRIRRDAGGMVSWFRTNWRDKRWFKWLAIVLGALLLVYLMFWLLLARNLPDAKTLLSYQPPLPSVVRGIDGEIVHTYARDRRVQLQYGDFPPMLVNAYTSAEDKTFWSHGGVDLGGFAGAVIDYVTKIGSGERAVGGSTITQQVAKNILVGNEYSITRKLKEIVLARRIEGVLEKEEIMTLYLNEIPVGRRSFGVQAAARAYFDKDVGDLELHEMAFLAILPRAPEVYGRKGNEETATARRNWVLQNMVGNGHVTQAAADLAKRQPLGIVSQRSRAGNADAGYFLEEVRRQLIGRYGEQAEDGPHSVYAGGLWVRTSLDTELQDSAQDALRAGMMRYHGNRGWTGPINTLKEEDGDLTQQLASTFMSINYEDWRIGVVTARDGNSATIGFSDGSEEPLTGLPNALKKGDIIAASPQGDGWRVRTVPEVSGGFLAQDPNTGRILAMQGGFDFRLSDFNRATQANRQPGSTIKPFVYASGLDAGMTPASMVPDKQYCVYQGSQLGQKCFTNFGGGRGGGEYPMRYGLEQSKNLMTVHIAADAGMENVNNTFKRVGIGDYEPYLAFALGAGDTTVEKMVNAYSALVNHGVQHEPTVVDYVQDRSGKVIWRADERECTGCNMAEWDGNPMPRFEEDGRQVMDPGTAFQVVHMLEGVVQRGTATTLNSLGVPLFGKTGTSTGPTNVWFVGGSPDIVGGVYLGFDQPKNMGGYAQGGTLAAPIFKQFVAGSKDRWNGRPFLAPAGIRMVRIDRRSGKRVFEGWPTGDAKAGVIWEAFKPDTEPRRSARQDEIDAMREIVLAQLRRGNVTRRAPAPKPTAEPDNFAEEQGGIY; from the coding sequence ATGACCGACACCAGCGATGCCAGCATGGATCCGGGGACGCAGCCGGAAGGCCAGTCCCGCGGGGAGTATTTCAAGTACCGCATCCGCCGCGATGCCGGCGGCATGGTTTCGTGGTTCCGCACCAACTGGCGTGACAAGCGCTGGTTCAAGTGGCTGGCCATCGTGCTGGGCGCGCTGCTGCTGGTGTATCTGATGTTCTGGCTGCTGCTGGCCCGCAACCTGCCTGACGCAAAGACGCTGCTCAGCTACCAGCCGCCGCTGCCATCCGTGGTGCGCGGCATCGATGGCGAGATCGTGCACACATACGCCCGCGATCGGCGCGTGCAGCTGCAATATGGCGATTTCCCGCCCATGCTGGTGAACGCTTACACCAGCGCGGAGGACAAGACATTCTGGTCCCATGGCGGCGTGGACCTGGGCGGTTTCGCCGGGGCCGTGATCGATTACGTGACCAAGATCGGCAGTGGGGAGCGTGCCGTTGGCGGCTCCACCATCACGCAACAGGTCGCGAAGAACATTCTGGTCGGCAATGAATATTCCATCACGCGCAAGCTGAAGGAAATCGTGCTGGCCCGCCGCATCGAAGGAGTTCTTGAAAAGGAAGAGATCATGACTCTCTACCTGAACGAGATTCCCGTCGGCCGCCGCAGCTTCGGCGTGCAGGCTGCCGCGCGCGCCTACTTCGACAAGGATGTGGGCGACCTGGAGCTGCACGAGATGGCATTCCTGGCCATCCTGCCGCGCGCCCCGGAGGTCTATGGCCGCAAGGGCAACGAGGAAACGGCGACCGCACGCCGCAACTGGGTGCTGCAGAACATGGTTGGCAACGGCCATGTGACGCAGGCCGCTGCCGATCTTGCCAAGCGCCAGCCGCTCGGCATCGTCAGCCAGCGCAGCCGCGCGGGCAATGCCGATGCAGGCTATTTCCTTGAAGAGGTGCGCCGCCAGCTGATCGGCCGTTATGGCGAACAGGCCGAAGACGGGCCGCACAGCGTCTATGCCGGGGGCCTGTGGGTCCGCACCTCGCTCGATACGGAGCTGCAGGACAGTGCGCAGGACGCGCTGCGCGCAGGCATGATGCGCTATCACGGCAATCGCGGCTGGACCGGCCCGATCAACACGCTGAAGGAAGAAGATGGCGACCTGACTCAGCAGCTCGCCAGCACCTTCATGTCCATCAATTACGAGGACTGGCGCATCGGCGTGGTCACTGCGCGCGACGGCAATAGCGCGACCATCGGCTTTTCGGACGGCAGTGAAGAGCCGCTCACCGGCCTGCCCAACGCTCTCAAGAAGGGCGACATTATCGCCGCCTCGCCGCAGGGCGATGGCTGGCGCGTGCGCACCGTGCCGGAAGTGTCCGGCGGTTTCCTGGCGCAGGACCCGAACACCGGGCGCATCCTGGCCATGCAGGGCGGTTTCGATTTCCGCCTGTCGGACTTCAACCGCGCGACGCAGGCCAATCGCCAGCCCGGCTCCACGATCAAACCCTTCGTCTATGCCAGCGGGCTGGACGCCGGGATGACGCCTGCCAGCATGGTCCCTGACAAGCAGTATTGCGTTTACCAGGGCAGCCAGCTGGGGCAAAAGTGCTTCACCAATTTCGGCGGCGGCCGTGGCGGCGGGGAATACCCGATGCGCTATGGCCTGGAGCAGTCGAAGAACCTCATGACCGTGCACATCGCCGCCGATGCGGGGATGGAGAACGTCAACAATACCTTCAAGCGCGTGGGTATCGGCGATTACGAGCCGTACCTCGCCTTCGCGCTGGGCGCTGGCGACACCACGGTGGAGAAGATGGTCAACGCCTATTCCGCGTTGGTCAATCACGGCGTGCAGCACGAACCGACCGTCGTCGATTACGTACAGGACCGCAGCGGCAAGGTGATCTGGCGCGCGGATGAGCGCGAATGCACCGGCTGCAACATGGCCGAGTGGGACGGCAATCCCATGCCCCGCTTCGAAGAGGACGGGCGGCAGGTAATGGATCCGGGCACGGCATTCCAGGTCGTCCACATGCTGGAAGGCGTGGTGCAGCGCGGCACGGCCACCACGCTCAATTCGCTGGGCGTTCCGCTGTTCGGCAAGACCGGGACGAGCACGGGCCCCACCAATGTGTGGTTCGTGGGCGGTTCGCCGGACATCGTCGGCGGTGTTTACCTCGGCTTCGACCAGCCCAAGAACATGGGCGGATACGCGCAGGGCGGGACACTGGCCGCACCGATCTTCAAGCAGTTCGTCGCAGGGTCCAAGGACCGCTGGAACGGCCGGCCCTTCCTGGCGCCTGCGGGCATCCGCATGGTCCGCATCGACCGGCGCAGCGGCAAGCGCGTGTTCGAGGGTTGGCCCACCGGCGATGCCAAGGCCGGGGTGATCTGGGAAGCGTTCAAGCCCGACACCGAACCGCGCCGCAGCGCCCGGCAGGACGAGATTGACGCGATGCGCGAAATCGTGCTGGCCCAGCTGCGCCGCGGCAATGTGACGCGCCGCGCCCCCGCGCCCAAGCCAACCGCCGAGCCGGACAATTTCGCCGAGGAGCAGGGCGGCATCTACTGA
- a CDS encoding N-acetylmuramoyl-L-alanine amidase family protein, which produces MWHRLQIALVFLAPVVLMGGLYVFGLTIPVPHLGRDYVVRLALPDPDAPRDLPEVLGPEDSSRPLVVIDAGHGGHDPGASGGGYKEKTVVLGLALALRDELLRQGGVRVALTRSDDRFLVVEERFQIARALGADLFISIHADSAGEQASVSGASIYVLSDEASSEAAARFAERENEADQVNGVVLAGTSQNVNDILVDLAQRRSSEGSGTFAALIEREGRGTLTFHPQTQRSAGLRVLRAPDVPSVLYEAGFITNEGDAARLASPEGQRRFADVMSRAVRIFFARQSGA; this is translated from the coding sequence ATGTGGCACCGGCTGCAAATTGCGCTCGTCTTCCTGGCGCCGGTTGTCCTGATGGGCGGGCTGTACGTTTTCGGACTGACGATCCCCGTGCCCCATCTGGGCCGCGATTATGTCGTGCGCCTGGCCTTGCCCGATCCCGACGCGCCGCGTGACCTGCCCGAAGTGCTGGGGCCGGAAGATTCCAGCCGCCCGCTGGTGGTGATCGACGCGGGCCATGGCGGGCACGATCCGGGTGCAAGCGGCGGCGGCTACAAGGAGAAGACAGTGGTGCTGGGCCTGGCCCTTGCGCTGCGCGACGAATTGCTGCGGCAGGGCGGGGTGCGCGTGGCCCTGACCCGCAGCGACGACCGCTTCCTGGTGGTGGAGGAACGCTTCCAGATCGCCCGCGCGCTGGGGGCGGACCTGTTCATCTCCATCCATGCGGACAGTGCGGGCGAGCAGGCCAGCGTGTCCGGCGCCAGCATCTATGTCCTGTCCGACGAGGCATCGAGCGAGGCCGCAGCCCGCTTCGCCGAACGGGAGAACGAGGCGGACCAGGTCAATGGCGTGGTGCTGGCCGGGACCAGCCAGAACGTAAACGACATCCTCGTCGACCTGGCGCAGCGGCGCAGCAGCGAAGGATCCGGCACTTTTGCTGCGCTGATCGAGCGGGAAGGGCGCGGGACGCTGACCTTCCATCCGCAGACGCAGCGCAGCGCGGGCCTGCGCGTGCTGCGCGCCCCCGATGTGCCCAGCGTACTGTACGAGGCGGGCTTTATTACGAACGAGGGCGATGCCGCGCGGCTCGCCAGTCCCGAAGGCCAGCGCCGCTTTGCCGATGTCATGTCGCGGGCGGTGCGCATCTTCTTTGCCCGGCAGTCCGGCGCGTGA